Proteins found in one Plasmodium coatneyi strain Hackeri chromosome 10, complete sequence genomic segment:
- a CDS encoding S48/45-like protein has translation MGIARAMVLATALLTWLQVSLCKHHVDLSSSGKSTFLLNVVPGDTVVYTCPYSFNKDMRHICARERDFFDRKLFCFEHVIINRSVFQLRDYVRGAYNIVSKYVNNVYTAEFTVPPVVLMNRHFECYCYMDDGGRVQKKTLKVHISKGIVRKTPGCDFNDEYRENTAITTFNKMNRKIAKACDSYPRGGDTITLLCPVNYTVQPDGCFNQVYVKKDDVQNNKNLLEERFNISRKFEQDKYKVVGIETLFGKKLDSVGDEITRFAKIPVTNDEIIFTCTCKENNGSDILMMNVYINESYDKFVEPNQGKSAQSNQGNPVQSNQGNPVQSNQWNPVHSNQDKSAQFNYERWVNHNNGQVEYSRHKFSSTNVSQTEVRGAASSSFFAHMLLCALSLLLLG, from the coding sequence ATGGGAATTGCACGGGCCATGGTGCTCGCCACAGCGCTGCTGACCTGGCTGCAAGTGAGCCTGTGCAAGCACCACGTGGACCTCTCCAGTTCAGGGAAATCTACGTTCCTCCTGAATGTAGTCCCAGGAGACACAGTGGTATACACGTGTCCATACAGTTTTAACAAAGACATGAGACACATCTGTGCACGTGAGAGAGATTTCTTTGACAGAAAACTCTTCTGTTTCGAGCACGTCATAATTAATAGAAGCGTCTTCCAATTGAGGGACTACGTGAGAGGAGCCTACAACATCGTGAGCAAATATGTGAACAACGTATATACGGCGGAGTTCACTGTGCCCCCTGTTGTTCTCATGAATCGACATTTCGAATGCTACTGCTATATGGATGATGGGGGTAGGGTACAGAAGAAGACGCTGAAGGTACATATATCGAAGGGTATTGTTAGGAAGACCCCTGGATGTGACTTCAACGATGAGTATAGAGAAAATACTGCTATTACCAcctttaacaaaatgaatcGGAAAATAGCTAAGGCGTGTGATAGCTACCCCCGCGGTGGAGATACCATCACTCTGTTGTGTCCTGTTAACTACACGGTCCAACCGGATGGATGCTTCAACCAAgtttatgtaaaaaaggacgaCGTACAAAACAATAAAAACCTACTGGAGGAAAGATTCAATATAAGTCGTAAGTTTGAGCAAGACAAATACAAGGTAGTTGGTATTGAGAcgctttttggaaaaaagttGGATAGCGTAGGAGATGAAATAACCAGATTTGCTAAAATACCCGTTACAAATGATGAAATCATTTTTACCTGCACatgtaaggaaaataatGGCTCAGACATACTCATgatgaatgtatatataaacgaAAGTTACGACAAATTCGTTGAACCTAATCAGGGGAAGTCTGCCCAATCCAATCAGGGGAATCCCGTCCAGTCTAATCAGGGGAACCCCGTCCAGTCTAATCAGTGGAATCCCGTCCATTCTAATCAGGATAAGTCCGCTCAGTTTAATTACGAGAGGTGGGTGAACCATAATAATGGCCAGGTGGAGTACTCCAGGCATAAGTTCAGTTCCACCAACGTTAGTCAGACGGAGGTGCGCGGTGCAGcgtcctcttcctttttcgctCACATGCTGCTCTGTGCACTGTCACTGCTTCTGCTGGGTTAG